Within the Staphylococcus argenteus genome, the region AATGTCGATCTTCTTGACTATATACATTTTCAGGATTGAAAAATGGTTTTAGTTTATATTTAAATTCAAATAAGTTTAGACCATCAATTGCAACTCTATCTTGGTAAACGTTCGTTGATGAAATATCTGTAAAATTATTCGGTCCGACGCCTGCAATGAATTTAAATCCGGCATCATCTACCAAGTAATTATATGCTGGTGTATGTCTATCTTGTGCACCATGAGGAAATACAAACATATCCGTTTTACCTACAATTGGTTCAACTTCATCTTTCCATCTTTTAGTATCTTTTTTAATACCATCAAATGATGTCTTTTCAAAATTAATATGACCATATGAATGACTCGCAAATGACCAACCATCTCGTTTCATAGCGCGAACCACTTCTTCAGCGGCCTTTTTATTTTTTTCATAGTCTTTACTGTTTAATTCATTCGTACGATATCCTAATACACCTTCATAACCAGTTAATGCAACAACGCCTTTTTCACCGTTTAAAGAAAAATCTGGATGCTCTTTTACAAATTTATTTAAAATCGGCACAATATCATTATCATCTGAATATGTAGTGTGGCCTTTTTTATCTGTCGTTTCAGAAACAACATGCTTATTTTTATCGAGTACTAAGCGGTCAACATATCCATGATGTCTCATATAACTATAATAATTCATATCATCAATTGAGATAATTAAAGGCTTTTTCCCTTTAGGTAACTTTAATTTTTTTGCTTTGACCGGATGAGCTGATAAATCGTAAGCATCATGTGGATTAACAATGATGTAATTATTTTTATATAATTCATTTAACGATTTTTTAAATTCACTGACAGTTATCATCCAATCATTATTCCCTTTTGCTTGGTGTGAATCTCCTGTAAATGCTACTTTTGGATCCGTGACTAAAGGATGATAGAACACATGATAAACCTGACCGTGATAAGTTTCCCAATTATCATTCACTTTCGATTTATGTTTTGCATATTCATTTGGATCAATAGATGTATTTTTAACTTGCTCATTGTGCTTAGAACAGCTATATAACACGCCAACTGATAACATCAGAAAAAATAACAATAAATATTTTTTGTGCATTAAAATATCTCCCTATCTTTTATTAAGCACAATTATAACATTTTTATTATGTGGCTCGTAACTTTTTAATAAACTGTTGGGATTTAAATTTTATTTTTTAGATAAAGTCATAGTATTTTATTTATAAAACACAATATCCCCTTTATTGATAATGTCGTCCATTGTATCGTCTCTCTTGAAATTAAGCCTTTCTGCTAATTGTATTGAACGATGATTATATTTATTTGTCCTGATAACCTTTGTGGTTTCATAATCAATGTGATCGACAAAATTTGTAATTGCTATAATCGCTTCGTATGCATACCCATGTCCTTCAAAATCTGGATGAAGTTTATAAAATAAATTAAGTACCGTTTCTTGCTTTAATTGCCGATATTCATATCCACAAATACCAATAACACTACAATCTATTTTTTTTACCAATACAAAGTAACCAAATTGATATTGTTGCCAATGGTTTCGCCATTTTTCAATCCACCGTTGTGTGTCTAATTTGGAACTATGCAAACCTTTGGGAGTGTATATATTTGCTTGTGGATGACTACAAATATTATAAAGTTCAATCAAATGTAAGGAACTTGGAATCATTAAACTTAATCTTTCAGTATTTATCATTAAGTGTCTCCCTCCTATTTCTCTTTAAAGACTATTTATTTGAATACTAATACCACGGGTTGAAATATCGACTATTATTTAAAAAGAATAATGCAACTACTAATATCAGAAGTATTAACGTCAGACACAAAACAACATAATCATCTTTTTTTAATTGTTTTTTGACGTACCAGGTTCTCCTTTTATACTGTCCAAATTGTCTTAACTCCATAGCAGTACTAATAGTGTCTATTCTTTCAATACTAGAAAATATTAAAGGTAACACTATGCGTTTGATACCTTTAACACGGCTAGTGAATTTCGCCTTTTTTGAATTATCATATCCTCTTGCTTGTTGCGCTTGTGAAATATTAAAATATGTTTCTTGTATATCTGGAATATACCTTAACGATAGTGAAACTGCGTAACTGATTTTATAATTCACACCTAGCTGATTTAAACTTGCAGCAAAATGACTCGGATTCGTTGTGAATAAAAATATTAACGCTAAAAGAACTGTACTAATATATTTTAATATTAGATTAAAAAGATAGAATAATTCCTGTGATGTTAGCGTAAATCGACCCATACCATTGATTAACTCTGTACGCTGATTATAAATCTTCACACCATATTCAGGGTCAAATATGTATACGGCAATAATATTTAATATTGTGAAAAACAGAATGAATTTAACAACAAAACGAACTTGTTTCCATTCAATATGAGCATATTTGAACAATAAAATAGATGAAGCACTAATTAAAATTAA harbors:
- a CDS encoding polysaccharide deacetylase family protein — translated: MHKKYLLLFFLMLSVGVLYSCSKHNEQVKNTSIDPNEYAKHKSKVNDNWETYHGQVYHVFYHPLVTDPKVAFTGDSHQAKGNNDWMITVSEFKKSLNELYKNNYIIVNPHDAYDLSAHPVKAKKLKLPKGKKPLIISIDDMNYYSYMRHHGYVDRLVLDKNKHVVSETTDKKGHTTYSDDNDIVPILNKFVKEHPDFSLNGEKGVVALTGYEGVLGYRTNELNSKDYEKNKKAAEEVVRAMKRDGWSFASHSYGHINFEKTSFDGIKKDTKRWKDEVEPIVGKTDMFVFPHGAQDRHTPAYNYLVDDAGFKFIAGVGPNNFTDISSTNVYQDRVAIDGLNLFEFKYKLKPFFNPENVYSQEDRHYFKGNRNYEE
- a CDS encoding energy-coupling factor transporter transmembrane component T family protein, encoding MNQYNTIGFHPGNSRIHQLNATVKLLFLLVVSISAMVTYDTRYLILISASSILLFKYAHIEWKQVRFVVKFILFFTILNIIAVYIFDPEYGVKIYNQRTELINGMGRFTLTSQELFYLFNLILKYISTVLLALIFLFTTNPSHFAASLNQLGVNYKISYAVSLSLRYIPDIQETYFNISQAQQARGYDNSKKAKFTSRVKGIKRIVLPLIFSSIERIDTISTAMELRQFGQYKRRTWYVKKQLKKDDYVVLCLTLILLILVVALFFLNNSRYFNPWY
- a CDS encoding GNAT family N-acetyltransferase encodes the protein MINTERLSLMIPSSLHLIELYNICSHPQANIYTPKGLHSSKLDTQRWIEKWRNHWQQYQFGYFVLVKKIDCSVIGICGYEYRQLKQETVLNLFYKLHPDFEGHGYAYEAIIAITNFVDHIDYETTKVIRTNKYNHRSIQLAERLNFKRDDTMDDIINKGDIVFYK